In one window of Amblyomma americanum isolate KBUSLIRL-KWMA chromosome 9, ASM5285725v1, whole genome shotgun sequence DNA:
- the LOC144105556 gene encoding uncharacterized protein LOC144105556 isoform X1 translates to MFTSISATASLHLQPLLVFFLPRPLFCVSSFLLRSGKCLSKAPVSQRNKASRRIYTPIKMISLTASLLTLLLVTASAQDPCSLKAVRACYAELHRGTGMQPKPGQTGDIRKTLAATCAKMTLPSKCYTEHAHCPGDVKAKLSSFEDGYKMSRDLVCEKNAAEDMKKVIGCLDVILLAQCSQKYAQNAQDAQNDECRTSGIMEKCAEETFPKSCPADQEVATAFLKRVQTASLLLSGCSSSSQARLAAESFIVALLASIILMCFKSTQDG, encoded by the exons ATGTTTACTTCCATCTCCGCAACAGCGTCGCTTCATTTACAACCCCTTCTTGTCTTCTTTCTCCCTCGTCCGCTCTTCTGTGTTTCGTCTTTCCTGCTCCGTTCTGGCAAGTGTTT GTCAAAGGCTCCCGTCTCGCAAAGGAACAAGGCATCACGTCGTATCTACACACCGATAAAAATGATCAGTCTCACAGCATCTCTCCTCACTCTGCTGCTCGTCACGGCTTCAGCACAAG ATCCTTGCTCCTTGAAGGCCGTCCGAGCCTGCTACGCTGAACTTCATCGAGGAACTGGAATGCAGCCCAAACCTGGCCAGACCGGAGACATCAGAAAGACATTAGCGGCGACGTGCGC GAAGATGACGCTGCCATCTAAGTGCTACACCGAACATGCACACTGCCCTGGAGATGTCAAGGCCAAGCTCAGCTCTTTCGAAGATGGGTACAAAATGTCTCGAGACTTAGTTTGCGAAAAAAATGCTGCTGAAG ATATGAAGAAAGTTATCGGCTGCTTAGATGTAATTCTGTTGGCACAATGCAGCCAGAAGTATGCACAGAATGCTCAAGACGCACAGAACGACGAATGCAG AACTAGCGGCATAATGGAGAAGTGCGCAGAAGAGACGTTCCCGAAGAGCTGCCCTGCCGACCAAGAAGTGGCCACCGCGTTTTTGAAGCGTGTGCAGACTGCATCCTTGCTTCTGAGTGGCTGCTCGTCGTCATCTCAAGCCCGCCTCGCAGCTGAAAGCTTTATTGTAGCGCTTCTGGCGTCCATCATTCTGATGTGTTTCAAGAGCACACAAGATGGCTGA
- the LOC144105556 gene encoding uncharacterized protein LOC144105556 isoform X2, with translation MISLTASLLTLLLVTASAQDPCSLKAVRACYAELHRGTGMQPKPGQTGDIRKTLAATCAKMTLPSKCYTEHAHCPGDVKAKLSSFEDGYKMSRDLVCEKNAAEDMKKVIGCLDVILLAQCSQKYAQNAQDAQNDECRTSGIMEKCAEETFPKSCPADQEVATAFLKRVQTASLLLSGCSSSSQARLAAESFIVALLASIILMCFKSTQDG, from the exons ATGATCAGTCTCACAGCATCTCTCCTCACTCTGCTGCTCGTCACGGCTTCAGCACAAG ATCCTTGCTCCTTGAAGGCCGTCCGAGCCTGCTACGCTGAACTTCATCGAGGAACTGGAATGCAGCCCAAACCTGGCCAGACCGGAGACATCAGAAAGACATTAGCGGCGACGTGCGC GAAGATGACGCTGCCATCTAAGTGCTACACCGAACATGCACACTGCCCTGGAGATGTCAAGGCCAAGCTCAGCTCTTTCGAAGATGGGTACAAAATGTCTCGAGACTTAGTTTGCGAAAAAAATGCTGCTGAAG ATATGAAGAAAGTTATCGGCTGCTTAGATGTAATTCTGTTGGCACAATGCAGCCAGAAGTATGCACAGAATGCTCAAGACGCACAGAACGACGAATGCAG AACTAGCGGCATAATGGAGAAGTGCGCAGAAGAGACGTTCCCGAAGAGCTGCCCTGCCGACCAAGAAGTGGCCACCGCGTTTTTGAAGCGTGTGCAGACTGCATCCTTGCTTCTGAGTGGCTGCTCGTCGTCATCTCAAGCCCGCCTCGCAGCTGAAAGCTTTATTGTAGCGCTTCTGGCGTCCATCATTCTGATGTGTTTCAAGAGCACACAAGATGGCTGA